The following are encoded in a window of Halorarum salinum genomic DNA:
- a CDS encoding DUF7285 family protein, which produces MTLAAVLAIVFGLTAYVVVLADVTPDPRRDLASPTLDRVHDRLTTGGVTDPDRLDDARAVGPSGYEVNVSLVMDGLRRTAGPTPAQGASHASRSVGVEMRPGVVRRATLSVEVWS; this is translated from the coding sequence GTGACGCTCGCTGCCGTGCTCGCGATCGTCTTCGGTCTCACGGCGTACGTGGTCGTGCTCGCCGACGTGACGCCGGACCCCCGGCGCGACCTCGCGAGTCCGACGCTCGACCGCGTGCACGACCGGCTCACGACGGGCGGCGTAACCGATCCGGATCGGCTGGACGACGCACGGGCCGTCGGTCCGTCGGGGTACGAGGTGAACGTCTCGCTCGTGATGGATGGCCTGCGGAGGACGGCCGGTCCGACGCCCGCCCAGGGAGCGAGCCACGCATCCAGGTCGGTCGGCGTCGAGATGCGGCCGGGCGTCGTTCGACGGGCGACCCTCTCGGTGGAGGTCTGGTCGTGA
- a CDS encoding DUF7283 family protein: MFDVPVDAWYAWLGTAAVATVLLGTAYGVPTAPPPDAASAADAVDSVAASEPPARGSYRIAADAVRIGPDGLTLRSDAGVAHARFAFGPVVPVDPGTDLAAVARGDRSGATFRSGRSFRSATAEVENRPAEWREAEALVVRSVSLGGEDATLVLAA; this comes from the coding sequence ATGTTCGACGTCCCCGTGGACGCGTGGTACGCCTGGCTCGGCACGGCCGCGGTCGCCACCGTGTTGCTCGGAACAGCGTACGGCGTCCCGACGGCACCGCCTCCGGACGCCGCGTCCGCCGCGGACGCCGTGGACTCCGTGGCGGCCAGTGAGCCGCCCGCCCGCGGGAGCTACCGGATCGCCGCGGACGCCGTTCGGATCGGTCCGGACGGGCTCACGCTCAGGTCCGACGCCGGGGTGGCACACGCCCGATTCGCGTTCGGTCCCGTCGTTCCGGTGGACCCCGGCACTGATCTCGCCGCCGTGGCGAGGGGGGACCGATCGGGAGCGACGTTCCGGAGCGGGAGGTCCTTCCGCAGCGCGACCGCGGAGGTCGAGAATCGGCCGGCGGAGTGGCGCGAGGCCGAAGCGCTGGTCGTCCGCAGCGTCTCCCTGGGGGGTGAGGATGCGACGCTCGTCCTCGCCGCGTAG
- a CDS encoding type II secretion system protein, with translation MLRRLATVWPFPIRVDADLRRSLGVLNVSHPPEFVLGAGYVTATVLSLAVWIALVSALGASTGSALAVAFGIGSVRAVEAAPGTLAAFRRTRALSDALELVGMLALRMRLMPVPERAARFAARSGEGILARSLRDHVERSVGTPRTGLNGFTDEWSPWFPALDRATAGLLAAAEANPERRDRILDRTVRAVDTALSERVASFAGELRGPVTGLYAFGVLLPLALVGALPAATAAGVPVTPAAFVLVYDLLLPFSLAVGSVRLLAARPVAFQPPAVEVDRGSIVDGRVLAAVAGGGAAGVAWFASGIVLDAWASSVAAVGVGVGTSLVVLTRPVVRERRRVRELERGLPDALSAVGRAVADGEAVETAIARAGARTPGRAGGAFREAARRQRLLGVGVRDSFLGRSGPFADEGGTRTRAAVSLLAVAAREGKPAGEALCSHADRLDELLERERDGRRSLAAVTRTLVQTGALFGPLVGGATVALARRLATAGGGLGPDATAPPLPPELVGSAVGCYVLLLATLLTGLATGLERGIDAALIAYRVGIALVTAVGSFLVGVLGAGLLL, from the coding sequence ATGCTGAGACGGCTCGCGACCGTCTGGCCGTTCCCGATCCGGGTCGACGCCGACCTCCGACGATCGCTCGGCGTTCTGAACGTGTCCCACCCGCCCGAGTTCGTCCTGGGTGCCGGGTACGTGACGGCGACGGTCCTCTCGCTCGCGGTCTGGATCGCGCTCGTGTCCGCGCTTGGCGCGTCGACGGGGAGCGCACTCGCGGTCGCGTTCGGAATCGGATCGGTGCGCGCCGTCGAGGCGGCGCCGGGAACGCTGGCCGCCTTCCGACGGACTCGGGCGTTGAGCGACGCGCTGGAGCTCGTCGGGATGCTGGCGCTCCGGATGCGGCTGATGCCGGTGCCCGAACGCGCCGCGCGGTTCGCCGCCCGCTCGGGCGAGGGGATTCTGGCGCGGAGTCTCCGGGACCACGTCGAGCGGAGCGTCGGCACGCCCCGGACGGGCCTGAACGGGTTCACCGACGAATGGAGCCCGTGGTTTCCGGCGCTCGACCGGGCGACTGCGGGACTGCTCGCGGCGGCAGAGGCGAACCCGGAGCGTCGTGACCGGATCCTGGACCGGACGGTACGGGCGGTCGACACCGCGCTCAGCGAACGGGTCGCCTCCTTCGCGGGCGAACTCCGCGGTCCGGTGACGGGACTGTACGCGTTCGGCGTCCTCCTCCCCCTGGCGCTCGTCGGAGCCCTCCCGGCGGCCACCGCTGCCGGCGTTCCCGTCACCCCGGCCGCGTTCGTCCTCGTCTACGACCTCCTGCTTCCGTTCTCGCTCGCCGTCGGGAGCGTGCGGCTGCTCGCCGCCCGTCCCGTGGCGTTTCAACCTCCGGCGGTCGAAGTCGATCGGGGGTCGATCGTCGACGGACGCGTCCTCGCGGCGGTGGCCGGGGGCGGTGCGGCGGGGGTCGCCTGGTTCGCCTCCGGCATCGTCCTCGACGCGTGGGCGTCCTCAGTCGCCGCCGTCGGGGTCGGGGTCGGAACCTCGCTGGTCGTGCTCACACGGCCGGTCGTCCGCGAGCGCCGACGGGTCCGGGAACTGGAACGGGGGCTCCCGGACGCGCTCTCGGCGGTCGGCAGGGCGGTCGCGGACGGCGAAGCGGTCGAGACGGCGATCGCCAGGGCCGGAGCGCGGACGCCGGGCCGGGCGGGCGGAGCGTTCCGGGAGGCCGCCCGCCGCCAGCGACTGCTGGGCGTGGGAGTTCGCGACTCGTTCCTCGGTCGGTCCGGTCCGTTCGCGGACGAGGGGGGAACCCGCACGCGGGCGGCGGTTTCGTTGCTCGCGGTCGCCGCACGGGAGGGGAAGCCCGCCGGCGAGGCGCTGTGCTCGCACGCCGACCGGCTCGACGAACTCCTCGAACGCGAACGGGACGGGCGGCGCTCCCTCGCAGCCGTCACCCGGACGCTCGTCCAGACCGGCGCGCTGTTCGGACCGCTCGTCGGCGGTGCGACGGTGGCGCTCGCGCGACGGCTCGCGACCGCGGGCGGGGGGCTCGGTCCGGACGCGACTGCGCCACCGCTCCCGCCGGAACTCGTCGGAAGCGCGGTCGGATGTTACGTCCTCCTGCTCGCGACCCTCCTGACCGGCCTCGCGACCGGACTCGAACGCGGGATCGACGCGGCGCTGATCGCCTATCGAGTCGGGATCGCGCTGGTCACGGCCGTCGGGAGCTTCCTCGTCGGCGTCCTGGGGGCGGGGTTGCTGCTGTAA
- a CDS encoding ATPase, T2SS/T4P/T4SS family, with the protein MRLPDRLRPDDGRRCMCDAAVRTPTGAADGRVTLRVDADDCPGRGELEAAPACRSTVVDRLAERDAATVLTRADGLERTYDGRAAAFLLAAGRFVERVAHHDPKLSARARTDPLAAVRAASGRAGSVARVAAETGLSACAEGVTDYEDVLRPTAAPSVARGRADDRVPAGATLREVRDLDTGATARLYDTNADRSLYHLTPASASLDADALVALEEAAAALADGTVRGGDRAAGRAVRAVAGRDDPVETLSTVLRKHTRGNGLLDDLFADSGLTDAFLTAPAAGSPVRAVVDGDPVTTNVRFSRRDLSALASRVRTAGGRSFSRASPTVDASLDGVRVAGVTDPASDGPAFAFRRTDDEPWTLARLISVGSIPPSAAGVLSLAVERGVTALVAGPRGAGKTTTLGALLWELPQAVRTVVIEDTPELPTDPLRGADRDVQSIRVGNGPDAALTSTDAVRTALRLGDGALVVGEVRGEEATALYEAMRIGAAADAVLGTIHGSDGETVRERVVSDLGVPESSFAATDLVVSLAPDRRLGAVEEVRVGDDATRIVPLFDRSGGEPAPTGVIERGESVLLPALAGPAESYHDVRTAIHDRADRLESLAVDGRTGPEGTDRDRC; encoded by the coding sequence ATGCGCCTCCCCGACCGCCTCCGGCCGGACGACGGACGACGGTGCATGTGTGACGCGGCCGTCCGGACCCCGACCGGTGCCGCCGACGGCCGGGTGACGCTCCGCGTCGACGCCGACGACTGCCCGGGGCGGGGAGAGCTGGAGGCCGCTCCGGCCTGTCGGTCGACGGTCGTCGACCGCCTGGCGGAGCGCGACGCCGCGACGGTCCTGACTCGGGCCGACGGCCTCGAGCGAACGTACGACGGCCGCGCCGCCGCGTTCCTGCTCGCGGCCGGACGGTTCGTCGAGCGGGTCGCCCACCACGACCCGAAACTCTCCGCCCGGGCCCGGACGGATCCCCTCGCGGCCGTGCGAGCGGCGAGCGGCCGGGCCGGATCGGTCGCTCGCGTCGCCGCCGAGACGGGACTGTCGGCCTGCGCGGAGGGGGTGACCGACTACGAGGACGTCCTCCGGCCCACGGCCGCCCCGTCGGTCGCGCGCGGTCGGGCTGACGACCGGGTTCCGGCGGGCGCGACGCTCCGCGAGGTCCGAGACCTCGACACCGGAGCGACCGCCAGGCTGTACGACACGAACGCCGACAGGTCACTGTACCACCTCACGCCCGCGAGCGCCTCGCTCGACGCGGACGCGCTCGTGGCCCTCGAGGAGGCAGCCGCCGCGCTCGCGGACGGGACCGTTCGGGGCGGGGACCGCGCCGCCGGGCGAGCGGTCCGTGCGGTCGCGGGACGGGACGACCCCGTCGAGACGCTGTCGACGGTGCTCCGGAAGCACACGCGCGGGAACGGCCTGCTCGACGACCTGTTCGCGGACTCGGGGCTCACCGACGCCTTCCTCACCGCGCCGGCGGCCGGGAGCCCGGTCCGGGCGGTCGTCGACGGCGACCCCGTGACGACGAACGTCCGGTTCTCCCGAAGGGACCTGTCCGCGCTCGCGTCCCGGGTGCGGACGGCGGGAGGGCGGTCGTTCTCGCGTGCCTCCCCCACCGTCGACGCCTCGCTGGACGGCGTTCGGGTGGCGGGCGTCACCGACCCCGCGAGCGACGGTCCGGCGTTCGCGTTCCGCCGCACGGACGACGAGCCGTGGACGCTCGCACGGCTGATCTCCGTCGGGTCGATCCCTCCCTCCGCCGCGGGGGTGCTCTCGCTCGCGGTCGAACGCGGCGTGACCGCACTCGTCGCCGGTCCGCGGGGCGCCGGGAAGACGACGACGCTCGGCGCGCTCCTCTGGGAGCTTCCTCAGGCCGTCAGGACGGTCGTCATCGAGGACACGCCGGAGCTCCCCACCGACCCGCTTCGCGGCGCCGACCGGGACGTCCAGTCGATCCGCGTCGGAAACGGCCCGGACGCGGCGCTCACCTCGACCGACGCGGTCAGGACGGCCCTGAGACTCGGCGACGGTGCGCTCGTCGTGGGGGAGGTTCGGGGCGAGGAGGCGACGGCGCTGTACGAGGCGATGCGGATCGGGGCGGCGGCCGACGCCGTGCTCGGCACGATCCACGGTTCCGACGGGGAGACGGTCCGCGAACGCGTCGTCTCGGACCTCGGCGTTCCCGAATCCTCGTTCGCGGCGACCGATCTCGTCGTCTCGCTCGCCCCCGATCGACGGCTCGGCGCCGTCGAGGAGGTACGCGTCGGCGACGACGCGACCCGAATCGTCCCGCTGTTCGACCGTTCCGGAGGGGAACCGGCGCCCACCGGCGTGATCGAGCGGGGCGAGAGCGTCCTGCTCCCGGCGCTCGCCGGGCCGGCCGAGTCCTATCACGACGTTCGGACGGCGATCCACGACCGGGCCGACCGGCTGGAATCGCTCGCCGTCGACGGCAGGACGGGGCCCGAAGGGACGGATCGTGACCGATGCTGA
- a CDS encoding DUF7311 family protein, whose product MIRYVLAAVLAVALVSTSLPAIEGAGAYRTDSDLSRFGTALEDEAADLRTGSDPVEPGVAGASRRVSVWLPRGSLTAARGRFVELCPAPGVGVTLEYAVGTRPSTSRPVDADLTLPDGGVRFEESGRHVLELAYRTRAVGLAGDGEVFVAVAEGSSAETGPGGPCASPTASGRTTDDGACVTRPSGPRPVPPTAG is encoded by the coding sequence GTGATCAGATACGTCCTCGCGGCCGTACTGGCGGTCGCGCTCGTGTCGACGTCGCTTCCCGCCATCGAGGGCGCGGGCGCGTACCGGACCGATAGCGACCTCTCGCGGTTCGGCACGGCGCTGGAGGACGAGGCAGCCGACCTCCGGACCGGCTCCGACCCGGTCGAACCGGGCGTCGCGGGTGCCAGCCGCCGCGTGTCCGTGTGGCTCCCTCGGGGGTCGTTGACCGCCGCACGAGGGAGGTTCGTCGAACTCTGTCCGGCGCCGGGCGTCGGCGTCACGCTCGAGTACGCGGTGGGAACGCGCCCGTCGACGAGCCGACCGGTCGACGCGGACCTGACGCTCCCGGACGGCGGCGTCCGGTTCGAGGAGTCCGGTCGCCACGTGCTGGAACTGGCGTATCGAACGCGGGCCGTAGGGCTGGCGGGGGACGGGGAGGTGTTCGTGGCGGTCGCCGAAGGTTCAAGTGCGGAAACGGGACCAGGCGGTCCATGCGCCTCCCCGACCGCCTCCGGCCGGACGACGGACGACGGTGCATGTGTGACGCGGCCGTCCGGACCCCGACCGGTGCCGCCGACGGCCGGGTGA
- a CDS encoding DUF7310 family coiled-coil domain-containing protein, which translates to MSEPTEGETNRSRNATDPGRRARGGTGGNVDPAALAARLSAVERALADDGCTPTAGGAHASVGGSDAADLDRRLSAVEDSLADLEDRLADLEGATEALRGYVGGVRAVDRDVERRADAALAAVDRLEADAAPGVPTGSEGNSDAAPGLESESESEAHHGSELRSGAAPERDSDSADQSAPDGVASRLRDAL; encoded by the coding sequence ATGTCGGAACCGACCGAGGGGGAGACGAATCGGAGCCGAAACGCGACCGATCCGGGCCGACGGGCCCGCGGCGGTACCGGGGGGAACGTCGATCCCGCCGCGCTCGCCGCGCGGCTCTCGGCCGTCGAGCGCGCGCTCGCCGACGACGGCTGCACGCCGACCGCCGGTGGCGCTCACGCGAGCGTCGGCGGGTCCGACGCGGCCGACCTCGACCGACGACTCTCCGCCGTGGAGGACTCGCTCGCGGATCTGGAGGACCGCCTCGCGGACCTGGAGGGTGCGACGGAGGCGCTCCGCGGATACGTCGGGGGCGTCCGTGCGGTCGACCGCGACGTGGAGCGCCGGGCCGACGCGGCGCTCGCCGCGGTCGACCGACTCGAAGCCGACGCCGCGCCCGGCGTTCCAACTGGGTCGGAGGGGAACTCCGATGCGGCTCCCGGCCTCGAATCCGAATCGGAGTCCGAAGCGCACCACGGATCGGAACTGCGATCGGGAGCTGCCCCCGAGCGGGACTCCGATTCGGCCGATCAGTCCGCCCCCGACGGGGTCGCGAGCAGGCTTCGCGACGCACTGTGA
- a CDS encoding tubulin/FtsZ family protein — protein MKTVLVGVGQAGGKVTSALVDFDHEMGFGSIIGALGVNSAKADLQPLQFDTVLVGQDRVKGHGVGGDNELGAEVMQGDAREVMGELSGRITAEAEAIVVVAGLGGGTGSGGAPVLAKELKRVYDVPVYALGILPGRGEGTMYQVNAGRSLKTLAREADSVLLVDNDAWHSSGESVEEGFGSINANIARRVGLLLAAGEAVEGVGESVVDTSEVINTLRSGGISALGYASAEASEDPDENINVVTSVTRNALLTGTSLPNAVEADSALLVVAGEPETISRKGVERARKWVEEETGSMQVRGGDFPLESGRLASLVLLGGVERSGRVEEFMERAAAAVEEADEQEATRDSEEKLFQNDDLDGLI, from the coding sequence ATGAAGACGGTCCTCGTCGGGGTCGGACAGGCCGGCGGCAAGGTGACGTCGGCGCTCGTCGACTTCGACCACGAGATGGGGTTCGGCTCGATCATCGGCGCGCTGGGCGTCAACAGCGCGAAGGCCGACCTCCAGCCCCTCCAGTTCGACACGGTACTCGTCGGCCAGGATCGCGTGAAGGGTCACGGCGTCGGCGGCGACAACGAACTCGGCGCCGAGGTGATGCAGGGCGACGCCCGCGAGGTGATGGGCGAGCTCTCCGGCCGCATCACGGCCGAGGCGGAGGCGATCGTGGTCGTCGCCGGGCTCGGCGGCGGCACCGGCTCCGGCGGCGCGCCGGTGCTCGCGAAGGAGCTCAAGCGCGTGTACGACGTGCCGGTGTACGCGCTCGGCATCCTCCCCGGGCGGGGCGAGGGGACGATGTACCAGGTGAACGCCGGCCGGTCGCTCAAGACGCTCGCGCGGGAGGCCGACTCCGTCCTGCTCGTCGACAACGACGCGTGGCACAGTTCCGGCGAGAGCGTGGAGGAGGGGTTCGGCAGCATCAACGCGAACATCGCGCGCCGCGTCGGCCTCCTGCTCGCCGCGGGCGAGGCCGTCGAGGGCGTCGGCGAGAGCGTCGTCGACACGAGCGAGGTGATCAACACCCTCAGGTCGGGGGGCATCTCGGCGCTCGGCTACGCGAGCGCGGAGGCGAGCGAGGACCCTGACGAGAACATCAACGTCGTCACCAGCGTGACGCGCAACGCGCTGTTGACGGGCACGAGCCTCCCGAACGCCGTCGAGGCCGACTCGGCGCTGCTCGTCGTCGCCGGGGAGCCGGAGACGATCTCCCGGAAGGGCGTCGAGCGGGCGCGGAAGTGGGTCGAGGAGGAGACCGGAAGCATGCAGGTCCGCGGCGGCGACTTCCCGCTCGAGTCCGGCCGACTGGCGTCGCTCGTCCTGCTCGGCGGCGTCGAGCGCAGCGGTCGGGTCGAGGAGTTCATGGAGCGGGCGGCCGCCGCCGTCGAGGAGGCCGACGAGCAGGAGGCGACCCGTGACTCAGAGGAGAAACTGTTCCAGAACGACGACCTCGACGGTCTGATCTGA
- a CDS encoding COX15/CtaA family protein produces the protein MTRVPDWLTFRRYAAFVTSATLALVMLGIYTAASGAGLACAQQWPLCDGGVLPQSIPSFIEWFHRLWAMITGFLILGVAAWAWRGTFPRRTRWAATVAVVLTPLQAVLGAVTVTFNGRLPGGYSMPVHAAHFVTGFVIFVGLAYATLTAYEGSHRGGIDRARTALSVSLGGMLAGVVFSRLPPLLAYDPWAQAAFYGVSLAAFGALLAATRWLGAFGRGRLRVATALAGGLLFLAMLLGRDIVYYTATVGLVNAAAVAGALGLVAAVRWRVRDRAERGGSTAGTSN, from the coding sequence ATGACTCGCGTCCCCGACTGGCTCACGTTCCGGCGGTACGCGGCGTTCGTCACGAGCGCGACGCTGGCGCTCGTGATGCTCGGCATCTACACGGCCGCGTCCGGGGCCGGCCTCGCGTGTGCACAGCAGTGGCCGCTCTGTGACGGCGGCGTCCTCCCGCAGTCGATCCCCTCCTTCATCGAGTGGTTCCACCGCCTGTGGGCGATGATCACCGGGTTCCTCATCCTAGGGGTGGCCGCCTGGGCCTGGCGCGGGACGTTCCCGCGGCGGACGAGGTGGGCCGCGACGGTCGCGGTCGTGCTCACGCCGCTCCAGGCCGTACTCGGCGCGGTGACGGTGACGTTCAACGGGCGGCTCCCGGGCGGCTACTCGATGCCGGTCCACGCCGCCCACTTCGTCACCGGCTTCGTCATCTTCGTCGGACTGGCGTACGCGACGCTGACGGCCTACGAGGGTTCCCACCGGGGCGGGATCGACCGGGCGCGAACCGCACTGAGCGTCTCGCTGGGCGGGATGCTCGCCGGCGTCGTCTTCTCGCGGCTCCCGCCGCTGCTCGCGTACGACCCGTGGGCGCAGGCCGCCTTCTACGGCGTCTCGCTCGCGGCGTTCGGTGCGCTCCTCGCGGCGACGCGCTGGCTCGGCGCGTTCGGACGGGGACGGCTCCGCGTCGCCACGGCGCTCGCCGGCGGCCTGCTGTTCCTCGCGATGCTCCTCGGACGGGACATCGTCTACTACACCGCCACAGTCGGGCTGGTGAACGCCGCCGCGGTCGCCGGCGCGCTTGGGCTCGTCGCGGCCGTGCGGTGGCGGGTCCGCGACCGCGCGGAGCGCGGCGGGTCGACCGCCGGCACCTCGAACTGA
- a CDS encoding basic amino acid ABC transporter substrate-binding protein, whose protein sequence is MQRRTYLKSTGAAATGLAMTGCLGGDGNGGGNGDGNGGGNGDGNGGGNGDGNGGGSEVIRIGSDIPYRPFEYETVEGELVGFDVDIAEAVFSGQLGYEFEFVPNAFDTIIPSLNNGNFRVIMSAMTINDERAEQVDFSDPYFTAYQTIVVPQDSDVTTKEDLRGGRVGVQKGTTGAGAAAELQEEFGGELNINEYDQIPDAFNALLNGQLDAVINDNTVSAEFVNGEGEGKVRFVEGEGEAAAQGEDAPPYLTLTVENYGIAFRQDDDEFREEVNEALAAIRESGEYDEIYDEYFAG, encoded by the coding sequence ATGCAACGACGTACGTATCTGAAGTCGACCGGGGCCGCCGCGACCGGCCTCGCGATGACCGGCTGTCTCGGCGGCGACGGCAACGGTGGCGGCAACGGCGACGGCAACGGCGGCGGCAACGGCGACGGCAACGGTGGCGGCAACGGCGACGGCAACGGTGGCGGGTCGGAGGTCATCCGGATCGGCTCCGACATCCCGTACCGGCCGTTCGAGTACGAGACCGTCGAGGGCGAACTCGTCGGCTTCGACGTGGACATCGCCGAGGCCGTGTTCTCCGGCCAGCTCGGCTACGAGTTCGAGTTCGTGCCCAACGCCTTCGACACGATCATCCCGTCGCTGAACAACGGGAACTTCCGGGTCATCATGTCGGCGATGACCATCAACGACGAGCGGGCAGAGCAGGTGGACTTCTCGGACCCCTACTTCACGGCCTACCAGACCATCGTGGTCCCGCAGGACTCCGACGTCACCACGAAGGAGGACCTCAGGGGCGGCCGCGTCGGCGTCCAGAAGGGGACGACCGGCGCCGGGGCCGCCGCGGAGCTCCAGGAGGAGTTCGGCGGCGAGTTGAACATCAACGAGTACGACCAGATCCCGGACGCGTTCAACGCGCTCCTGAACGGCCAGCTCGACGCGGTCATCAACGACAACACCGTCAGCGCGGAGTTCGTCAACGGCGAGGGTGAAGGCAAGGTTCGATTCGTCGAGGGCGAGGGCGAGGCCGCGGCCCAGGGCGAGGACGCCCCGCCGTACCTGACGCTCACGGTGGAGAACTACGGCATCGCGTTCCGCCAGGACGACGACGAGTTCCGGGAGGAGGTCAACGAGGCCCTGGCGGCCATCCGCGAGAGCGGCGAGTACGACGAGATCTACGACGAGTACTTCGCCGGGTAA
- a CDS encoding amino acid ABC transporter permease, with amino-acid sequence MATDTGRETGTEAGVIERMNDATFRRIGVFGTSLVAVGVAAFLLYVLLVRVDYELFVEIIYPQFTLAFLRVLGIVLVSSVLSVIAGIVVGLARVSLTGVTRNIAKGYIEFFRGTPLLFQLFAIYIGIPQLWNGAFPIDQWNYYAAVIGLTLNHAAYVGEATRGGIESIPSGQMEAARSLGMSYIQSMQNVVLPQAWRNSLAAIGNDQVILVKDTSLLTVLAVPELMTAFRNINSATFDAWTPLILVAIAYLMLTIPLGRVVSYLERRADPASAGGDG; translated from the coding sequence ATGGCAACCGACACCGGCCGCGAGACCGGGACCGAGGCGGGCGTCATCGAGCGGATGAACGACGCGACGTTCCGGCGCATCGGCGTGTTCGGGACCTCCCTGGTCGCGGTCGGTGTCGCCGCGTTCCTGCTGTACGTCCTGCTGGTCAGGGTCGACTACGAGCTGTTCGTGGAGATCATCTACCCGCAGTTCACCCTCGCGTTCCTGCGGGTGCTGGGGATCGTCCTCGTGAGCAGCGTGCTCTCGGTGATCGCCGGGATCGTCGTCGGGCTGGCCCGCGTCTCCCTGACGGGCGTCACGAGGAACATCGCGAAGGGGTACATCGAGTTCTTCCGCGGGACGCCGCTGCTGTTCCAGCTGTTCGCCATCTACATCGGCATCCCGCAGCTCTGGAACGGCGCCTTCCCCATCGACCAGTGGAACTACTACGCCGCGGTGATCGGCCTGACGCTCAACCACGCCGCCTACGTCGGCGAGGCCACCCGCGGCGGCATCGAGTCCATCCCGTCCGGGCAGATGGAGGCGGCCCGGTCGCTCGGGATGTCGTACATCCAGTCCATGCAGAACGTCGTCCTGCCGCAGGCGTGGCGCAACTCGCTCGCGGCGATCGGCAACGATCAGGTCATCCTCGTGAAGGACACCTCGCTGCTGACGGTGCTCGCCGTGCCGGAGCTGATGACCGCGTTCCGGAACATCAACTCCGCGACGTTCGACGCGTGGACGCCGCTCATCCTCGTCGCCATCGCCTACCTCATGTTGACCATCCCGCTCGGAAGAGTCGTCAGCTACCTCGAACGCCGCGCCGACCCCGCGTCCGCGGGGGGTGACGGCTGA
- a CDS encoding amino acid ABC transporter ATP-binding protein, producing the protein MALLEFEKVNKYFGESHVLKDIDLEVDEREVCVVVGPSGSGKSTLLRCTNRLEEIQSGEIRLDGTPLTDPNADINVLRQRIGMVFQSFNLFPHKTALENVALAPIKVKRLPEEEATERAHRLLERVGLGNQTGSYPSQLSGGQQQRVAIARALAMDPQVMLFDEVTSALDPELVGEVLEVMRDLAEEGMTMMVVTHEMGFAREVGDSITLMADGEIVERTPPAQFFERPATERGRKFLSKLL; encoded by the coding sequence ATGGCGCTGCTCGAGTTCGAGAAGGTGAACAAGTACTTCGGCGAGTCACACGTCCTGAAGGACATCGACCTCGAGGTCGACGAGCGGGAGGTGTGCGTCGTCGTCGGCCCCTCCGGCTCCGGGAAGTCGACGCTGCTCCGCTGTACGAACCGCCTCGAGGAGATCCAGTCGGGCGAGATCCGGCTCGACGGGACGCCGCTGACCGACCCGAACGCGGACATCAACGTCCTCCGCCAGCGCATCGGGATGGTGTTCCAGTCGTTCAACCTCTTCCCGCACAAGACGGCGCTCGAGAACGTCGCGCTCGCGCCGATCAAGGTGAAACGGCTCCCCGAGGAGGAGGCGACCGAGCGGGCACACCGCCTGCTCGAGCGCGTCGGCCTCGGGAACCAGACCGGGTCGTACCCGTCGCAGCTCTCGGGCGGTCAGCAGCAGCGGGTCGCCATCGCCCGCGCGCTGGCGATGGACCCGCAGGTGATGCTGTTCGACGAGGTGACGAGCGCGCTCGACCCGGAGCTCGTCGGCGAGGTGCTCGAGGTGATGCGCGACCTGGCCGAGGAGGGGATGACGATGATGGTCGTCACCCACGAGATGGGGTTCGCCCGCGAGGTCGGCGATAGCATCACGCTGATGGCCGACGGCGAGATCGTCGAGCGGACGCCGCCGGCGCAGTTCTTCGAGCGGCCGGCCACCGAACGCGGCCGGAAGTTCCTCTCGAAGCTGCTCTGA